A portion of the Halodesulfovibrio aestuarii DSM 17919 = ATCC 29578 genome contains these proteins:
- a CDS encoding helix-turn-helix domain-containing protein, which yields MKIADRIRKIRGNLSQREFADRIGINMNTLRAYEKGRSLPPSEVLENICLNFDASPSWLLLGIESERRQESSQPTHQENCPRCTELEARLDKEREEVRELSKELRELNAENRTILKENGKLKEEIGLLKGELKARAAPTDKATTDSTESTASARKTA from the coding sequence ATGAAAATAGCAGACAGGATTCGTAAAATTCGCGGCAACCTCTCTCAAAGAGAATTTGCTGACCGGATCGGAATAAACATGAATACGCTAAGGGCTTACGAGAAAGGTAGGAGCCTTCCGCCTTCTGAAGTGCTCGAGAACATATGCTTAAATTTTGACGCATCTCCGAGCTGGTTACTCCTCGGCATAGAAAGCGAGAGACGACAAGAAAGCTCTCAACCTACACATCAAGAAAACTGCCCCCGGTGCACTGAGCTGGAAGCGCGTTTAGATAAAGAACGAGAAGAAGTGCGCGAACTCTCAAAAGAGCTGCGTGAATTAAATGCTGAAAACAGGACAATTTTGAAAGAGAATGGAAAGCTAAAAGAAGAGATAGGCTTACTGAAAGGTGAGCTGAAAGCCCGCGCCGCGCCTACAGATAAGGCTACTACAGATAGCACAGAAAGCACCGCCAGCGCGCGCAAGACTGCTTAA
- a CDS encoding DnaJ C-terminal domain-containing protein, which yields MSVEYKDYYKILGVSKTAGKDEISRAFKKLARKYHPDLNPNDSEAEKKFKEVNEANEVLKDPEKRRMYDQLGPNWQQGQQFGGGGYQNMNFGGFQGGGDFSDFFETIFGGGGGFQGAGGFQGFGGHGGGYANRPQRGRDVEASLSLTLEEAYHGGRKSITLSDAGGGTKSLEVNIPAGVKDGARIRLSGQGDHGYAGGGAGDLYLKVTIAPHHRFTLDGLNILLDLPLSPWEAALGAEVTVPTLDGNVSLRIAPGTGSGRKLRLRGKGLGNTSNKGDQFVRIKIVVPESTTDKQKEMWEELAKEFESFSPRDF from the coding sequence ATGTCTGTTGAGTATAAAGATTATTATAAAATTTTAGGTGTTTCAAAGACCGCAGGGAAAGATGAGATTTCTCGTGCGTTTAAAAAGCTTGCGCGCAAGTACCACCCTGACCTGAACCCTAATGATAGTGAAGCTGAGAAGAAATTTAAAGAAGTCAACGAAGCGAATGAGGTGCTGAAAGATCCTGAAAAACGTCGCATGTATGATCAACTTGGCCCTAATTGGCAGCAGGGACAGCAGTTTGGCGGTGGAGGCTACCAGAATATGAATTTTGGTGGTTTCCAGGGCGGCGGTGACTTTAGTGACTTCTTTGAAACTATCTTTGGCGGAGGCGGGGGCTTTCAAGGAGCAGGAGGTTTTCAGGGCTTCGGCGGGCATGGTGGCGGATATGCCAACCGTCCGCAGCGTGGGCGTGATGTAGAGGCCTCTTTATCCTTAACATTAGAAGAAGCATATCATGGCGGTCGTAAATCTATTACACTTTCAGATGCTGGCGGCGGCACAAAATCACTGGAAGTGAATATTCCGGCCGGTGTAAAAGATGGCGCACGGATTCGTCTATCCGGTCAGGGTGACCATGGATATGCTGGCGGTGGCGCAGGAGACTTGTATCTTAAAGTTACTATTGCTCCGCATCATCGGTTCACTCTTGATGGTCTGAATATTCTTCTCGATTTGCCTCTTTCTCCTTGGGAAGCAGCTCTGGGCGCAGAGGTTACCGTGCCTACGTTAGATGGCAATGTGAGCTTGCGTATTGCGCCGGGTACCGGCAGCGGTCGTAAGTTGCGCCTGCGTGGAAAGGGGCTGGGTAACACCTCAAACAAAGGTGACCAGTTTGTACGGATTAAGATTGTTGTTCCGGAATCTACTACAGATAAACAGAAAGAAATGTGGGAAGAGCTTGCAAAAGAGTTTGAAAGCTTCAGCCCGCGTGATTTTTAG
- a CDS encoding threonine aldolase family protein: MINFASDNYSGVHPRIMQALAAANEGCACAYGDDTYTADADAAFKALFGDNVASYIMVNGTGANVLGLAALMRPYHAVVCSAMAHINVDETGAPENVLGSKLLTVESNDGKLTPSDVEQLLFAKGVVHHSQPKVISITQSTEYGAVYTPEEVKALGEFAREHDMFLHMDGARIANAAAALNVDVASFTRDAGVHVLSFGGTKNGMMFGEAVVFFDPALAEGFEYLRKQNLQLLSKMRFASCQFKELLRDGLWLETARHSNAMAKRLAEGLADVPGVKVCNKVDVNSVFAIISPGHQKALHKQFAFYEWDESTHEVRLVCSFNTTEQEVDSFIAAAKTICA; the protein is encoded by the coding sequence GTGATTAACTTTGCCAGTGATAATTATTCCGGAGTGCATCCGCGTATTATGCAGGCTCTTGCCGCCGCAAACGAAGGCTGTGCCTGTGCATACGGTGACGATACATATACTGCGGATGCAGATGCCGCATTCAAGGCATTATTTGGCGACAATGTTGCTTCATATATAATGGTTAACGGCACGGGTGCTAATGTACTTGGACTGGCTGCACTTATGAGACCGTATCATGCCGTTGTGTGTTCAGCTATGGCGCATATTAATGTTGATGAGACAGGTGCTCCTGAGAATGTACTTGGTAGTAAGCTTCTTACTGTGGAGTCAAATGATGGTAAACTGACTCCGAGTGATGTGGAACAGTTGCTTTTTGCAAAGGGGGTTGTGCATCATAGTCAGCCTAAAGTTATTTCCATTACGCAGTCCACAGAGTATGGTGCTGTATATACTCCCGAGGAAGTAAAAGCATTGGGTGAATTTGCCCGTGAACACGACATGTTCTTGCACATGGACGGCGCACGAATTGCAAACGCAGCCGCTGCGCTTAATGTGGATGTTGCTTCATTTACTCGCGATGCCGGTGTTCATGTACTTTCTTTTGGTGGTACAAAAAATGGTATGATGTTCGGCGAAGCCGTTGTCTTTTTTGATCCAGCGCTTGCAGAGGGCTTTGAGTATCTGCGTAAGCAGAATCTTCAGCTGCTTTCTAAAATGCGCTTTGCTTCCTGCCAATTTAAAGAATTGTTACGTGACGGTTTGTGGCTCGAAACAGCACGACACTCTAATGCGATGGCAAAACGTCTTGCAGAAGGTCTTGCTGATGTTCCCGGTGTGAAAGTGTGCAATAAGGTTGATGTAAACTCTGTGTTTGCGATTATCAGCCCGGGGCATCAGAAGGCATTGCATAAACAATTCGCATTTTATGAGTGGGATGAATCAACACACGAAGTTCGTCTTGTTTGTTCATTTAATACGACAGAGCAGGAAGTGGATAGCTTTATTGCCGCTGCAAAAACTATCTGTGCATAG
- a CDS encoding chaperone modulator CbpM → MSRTILELQAISEELPVQSDRIAWAQFLELTGIHPSKLGELLEMEWIIPVKAANEYYLFTRKDVFRVRKLLRICKDFSLTATGGSIIIDLLERVEELERKVHELESGVE, encoded by the coding sequence ATGTCACGTACTATTCTAGAGTTACAAGCGATATCTGAAGAATTGCCCGTTCAGTCGGATCGTATTGCGTGGGCTCAATTTTTAGAGCTTACCGGAATTCATCCATCTAAATTGGGTGAGTTGCTTGAGATGGAATGGATTATTCCTGTGAAGGCTGCGAATGAATATTACTTATTTACTCGCAAAGATGTGTTCCGTGTCCGCAAGCTTCTTCGTATTTGTAAAGATTTCAGCTTAACCGCAACTGGCGGCTCAATAATTATTGATTTACTTGAACGAGTTGAAGAGTTGGAACGCAAGGTTCATGAGCTTGAGTCTGGCGTGGAATAA
- a CDS encoding AAA family ATPase — MSDCIDTNITAPIIRIVLTGSECTGKSTLVSMLGKYYGVPHVEEYLREYFIANRGVLTLEDAVPIAKGQLEAELAVEAKRPPFLLCDTNMLSSAVYNKHYYGTNPEWIESVLADRMYSLYIFCGIDIPWEDDGQRDRPEERGYMQSLFRKELKARCASFVEVQGTRQERLASAVKAIDAVLFGSC; from the coding sequence ATGTCAGACTGCATAGATACCAATATAACGGCTCCGATAATTCGGATTGTGCTTACCGGTTCGGAATGTACGGGTAAGTCGACATTGGTCAGCATGTTGGGAAAATATTATGGCGTGCCGCATGTTGAAGAGTATCTGCGTGAGTATTTTATCGCGAATAGGGGAGTGCTTACGCTTGAAGATGCTGTTCCTATTGCTAAAGGGCAGCTTGAGGCTGAATTGGCAGTAGAAGCCAAACGACCCCCTTTTTTGCTGTGCGATACGAATATGCTTTCGTCGGCTGTGTACAATAAGCATTATTATGGAACGAATCCGGAGTGGATTGAATCTGTCTTGGCTGATCGGATGTATTCGTTATATATTTTTTGCGGCATAGATATTCCGTGGGAAGATGACGGACAACGAGATAGGCCGGAAGAGCGCGGATACATGCAGAGCTTATTCCGTAAAGAGCTTAAAGCACGTTGTGCCTCTTTTGTTGAAGTGCAAGGAACGCGACAGGAACGTCTTGCGAGTGCTGTAAAAGCAATCGATGCGGTACTGTTCGGGAGTTGTTAA
- the clpB gene encoding ATP-dependent chaperone ClpB has protein sequence MDLNQFTEKSQAAISEAQNIAIRFGHQQVDVDHLVLALVDQEQGLVRRILERVNVDPSRFGSALEKEVRKRPSVSGPGASHDTILVTQQLNQLLVRAQDFAKRMKDEFVSVEHLFCVALEPPMAPAVAAVVKAMNVSYEEVLKSLNEVRGAQRVTSQNPEDTYEALIKYGRDLVDEARRGKLDPVIGRDSEIRRTIRILSRRTKNNPVLIGEAGVGKTAIVEGLAHRILNGDVPESLKDKSLFALDMGALIAGAKYRGEFEERLKAVLAEVEKSQGRILMFIDELHTIVGAGKTEGAMDAGNLLKPMLARGELHCIGATTLDEYRKYIEKDPALERRFQPLVVDQPSLEDTISILRGLKERFEVHHGVRISDSAIVEAVTLSDRYIADRQLPDKAIDLIDEAAAMIRTEIDSMPAELDEANRKIMQLEIEREALRKETDEASRERLEKLENELSELRGSHADLMSKWEKEKGAIDSQRELKEKIEETKRKIEEAERNYDLNTAAQLKYSVLNDLENRLKPEQDEESVEERLLKEEVRPEDVAGIVARWTGIPVTRLVEAERDKLLRLPVELHERVVGQDEAVEAVSEAVLRSRAGLSDPNRPIGSFIFLGPTGVGKTELCKTLAEALFDSEDNIVRLDMSEYMEKHTVARLIGAPPGYVGYDQGGQLTEAVRRKPYSVVLFDEVEKAHPDVFNTLLQILDDGRLTDSQGRTVNFKNTIIIMTSNIGAPLLLEGISPDGYLAEGVRDMVMQELRKHFRPEFLNRVDETVLFKPLLREQIKEIIELLLGRLRGRLEGRKITLELTEAARNFIADNAYDPVYGARPLRRYLQQRIETTLARKLIGGELREGQHVVIDVVTTDGDFDDLQFSIS, from the coding sequence ATGGATTTAAATCAGTTTACTGAAAAATCTCAGGCAGCCATTAGCGAGGCACAAAACATTGCAATTCGTTTCGGACACCAGCAGGTAGATGTTGATCACCTCGTGCTTGCATTGGTGGATCAGGAACAGGGGCTTGTTAGGCGTATTTTAGAGCGCGTGAATGTAGACCCTTCCCGTTTTGGGTCTGCGTTGGAAAAAGAAGTTCGTAAAAGACCTTCCGTAAGCGGGCCCGGTGCCAGTCATGACACTATTCTGGTGACACAGCAGTTAAACCAGTTGCTGGTGCGTGCGCAGGATTTTGCAAAGCGTATGAAAGATGAATTTGTCAGCGTTGAGCATTTATTTTGTGTCGCGTTAGAACCGCCTATGGCTCCTGCGGTTGCGGCGGTTGTTAAGGCTATGAACGTTTCTTACGAAGAGGTTTTGAAGTCTCTTAACGAAGTTCGTGGTGCACAGCGTGTTACATCACAGAATCCGGAAGATACCTATGAAGCCTTGATCAAGTATGGTCGTGACCTCGTGGATGAAGCACGCAGAGGAAAACTTGATCCCGTGATCGGACGCGATTCTGAAATCCGTCGTACCATCCGTATTCTTTCCCGTCGTACAAAAAATAACCCGGTACTCATTGGTGAGGCTGGTGTTGGTAAGACAGCTATTGTTGAAGGGTTGGCTCATCGCATCCTTAATGGTGATGTGCCTGAAAGTCTGAAGGACAAAAGTCTGTTTGCTCTTGATATGGGTGCGCTGATTGCCGGTGCCAAGTATCGTGGTGAATTTGAAGAACGTCTTAAAGCGGTTTTAGCAGAAGTTGAAAAATCTCAAGGCCGTATTTTAATGTTCATCGATGAACTGCATACCATTGTAGGCGCCGGCAAAACAGAAGGCGCGATGGATGCGGGCAACCTGCTCAAACCTATGCTTGCCCGTGGTGAACTGCACTGCATTGGTGCCACCACTCTTGATGAATATCGCAAGTATATTGAAAAAGATCCTGCGCTTGAGCGCCGGTTCCAGCCTCTTGTTGTAGACCAACCGTCATTAGAAGATACTATTTCTATTCTGCGTGGTTTGAAGGAACGTTTTGAGGTGCACCACGGTGTGCGTATTAGTGACTCCGCCATTGTGGAAGCTGTAACGTTGTCCGACAGATATATTGCAGACCGCCAGCTGCCGGATAAGGCTATTGACCTTATTGATGAAGCAGCGGCAATGATCCGGACAGAAATAGACTCAATGCCTGCGGAACTGGATGAAGCTAACCGTAAGATTATGCAGCTTGAAATTGAGCGTGAGGCACTTCGAAAAGAAACAGACGAAGCCTCACGGGAGCGTTTGGAAAAGCTTGAAAATGAACTTTCCGAGTTGCGCGGCAGCCATGCAGATCTCATGTCAAAATGGGAAAAAGAGAAGGGCGCAATCGATTCGCAACGGGAATTGAAAGAGAAAATTGAAGAGACAAAACGCAAAATTGAAGAAGCTGAACGTAATTATGATTTAAATACGGCAGCACAGCTTAAATATTCTGTGTTGAATGATCTTGAAAACCGTCTGAAACCAGAACAGGACGAAGAGAGCGTTGAAGAGCGGCTGCTTAAAGAAGAAGTTCGTCCGGAAGATGTTGCCGGTATCGTGGCACGCTGGACAGGTATTCCCGTAACGCGCCTTGTTGAAGCCGAACGTGACAAACTCTTGCGTCTGCCTGTTGAACTGCATGAGCGCGTTGTTGGGCAGGATGAAGCTGTAGAAGCTGTTTCTGAAGCCGTTCTTCGTTCGCGCGCAGGGCTTTCAGATCCCAACCGTCCAATTGGTTCTTTTATTTTCTTAGGGCCGACCGGCGTTGGTAAAACAGAGTTGTGTAAGACTCTGGCAGAAGCATTGTTCGATTCTGAAGATAACATTGTACGGCTCGATATGAGCGAGTACATGGAAAAACATACGGTTGCACGCCTTATCGGTGCGCCTCCGGGCTATGTTGGTTATGATCAAGGTGGACAGCTTACTGAGGCTGTGCGTCGTAAGCCGTATAGTGTTGTGCTTTTTGATGAAGTTGAGAAGGCACATCCAGATGTATTCAATACGTTGTTACAGATTCTGGATGATGGCCGCTTGACGGACAGTCAGGGGCGTACTGTTAACTTTAAGAACACTATTATTATTATGACCTCCAACATTGGTGCGCCACTGTTGCTTGAGGGTATTTCTCCTGACGGATATCTTGCAGAAGGTGTGCGTGATATGGTTATGCAGGAATTGCGTAAGCACTTCAGGCCGGAGTTCTTGAACCGTGTAGATGAAACTGTACTCTTTAAGCCGCTGTTGCGTGAGCAGATTAAAGAAATTATTGAACTTCTTCTTGGAAGGTTGCGTGGACGGCTGGAAGGTCGTAAGATCACGCTGGAACTTACCGAGGCTGCACGCAATTTTATTGCAGACAATGCGTACGACCCTGTGTACGGTGCTCGTCCTCTGCGGCGGTATTTGCAGCAGAGGATAGAGACTACGCTTGCGCGCAAGCTTATTGGTGGTGAGTTACGAGAAGGGCAGCATGTCGTCATCGATGTTGTAACGACTGACGGCGATTTTGATGATCTGCAATTTTCGATTTCGTAA
- a CDS encoding peptidylprolyl isomerase: MRLLHLLGAVALLLATFTSSVALAKGEPVLIKFETTMGNFVVELDTEKAPESSKNFEQYVRDGFYDGTIFHRVIDNFMVQGGGFDADMNQKPTREPIKNEADNGLANDKYTLAMARTQDPDSATAQFFINVKDNAFLNHSGKTVSGWGYAVFGKVVEGTEVIDAMKGVKTGSFGFHQDVPVEQIAVIKAYVVE, encoded by the coding sequence ATGCGACTTTTACATTTACTTGGCGCAGTAGCGCTTCTTTTAGCAACATTCACCTCCAGCGTTGCGCTGGCTAAAGGGGAACCTGTTTTGATTAAATTTGAAACCACAATGGGCAACTTTGTTGTTGAACTAGATACAGAAAAAGCTCCTGAAAGCTCTAAAAACTTCGAGCAGTACGTTCGCGACGGTTTTTACGATGGTACTATTTTCCACCGTGTAATCGATAACTTCATGGTACAGGGCGGCGGTTTTGACGCTGACATGAACCAGAAGCCAACCCGTGAGCCAATCAAAAACGAAGCAGACAATGGCCTTGCTAATGATAAATACACCCTTGCAATGGCACGTACTCAGGATCCTGATTCTGCTACTGCACAGTTCTTTATCAACGTTAAAGATAACGCATTCCTTAACCACTCCGGTAAAACTGTGAGCGGATGGGGCTACGCAGTATTCGGTAAAGTTGTAGAAGGTACTGAAGTTATCGACGCAATGAAAGGCGTAAAAACTGGCAGCTTCGGTTTCCATCAGGACGTTCCTGTTGAACAGATTGCAGTCATTAAAGCATACGTTGTAGAATAG
- a CDS encoding PhoH family protein, producing MTNTSVTKTLDFDDIQLANALFGPQNKHLRLITKQSGVQLDTKGTTLSAVSSNPDALQTVLNLITQLYGLLKAGNTVYSKDITYAYGMLQREPNINLAKLFKESVFVVSPKKTIAPKTLSQRDYLAALRENEMVFAIGPAGTGKTYLAVAMALSMLLTKKVQKIILTRPAVEAGEKLGFLPGDLVEKVDPYLRPLYDALHDMLDSEKVAQMIETGVIEIAPLAFMRGRTLNNAFVILDEAQNTTPEQMKMFLTRMGYGSRMVVTGDVTQIDLPVCGQPHIHRSGLIEAQRVLTNISGIRFLHFHQDDVVRHPLVAKVVNAYERYTTELTNKD from the coding sequence ATGACAAACACATCCGTGACGAAAACATTGGACTTTGATGACATTCAACTTGCGAACGCCCTCTTTGGGCCGCAAAACAAACACCTCAGGCTTATTACCAAGCAAAGTGGTGTTCAGTTGGATACTAAAGGCACGACTCTTTCTGCCGTATCATCCAATCCAGATGCACTGCAAACGGTTCTTAACCTCATCACACAGCTATACGGCCTGCTCAAGGCAGGTAACACAGTATACTCTAAAGATATTACATATGCCTACGGTATGCTGCAGCGCGAACCAAACATAAATTTAGCAAAACTGTTTAAAGAATCTGTTTTTGTTGTTTCTCCTAAAAAAACTATCGCTCCCAAAACATTAAGCCAACGTGATTATCTGGCTGCATTACGTGAGAACGAAATGGTGTTTGCAATAGGTCCTGCCGGAACAGGTAAAACATATCTGGCTGTTGCAATGGCATTATCAATGCTTCTCACCAAAAAAGTGCAAAAAATCATCCTCACGAGACCAGCGGTTGAGGCGGGTGAGAAATTAGGATTTTTGCCCGGGGACCTTGTGGAAAAAGTCGACCCGTATTTACGCCCTCTCTACGATGCCCTGCATGACATGCTGGATTCAGAGAAAGTTGCCCAAATGATTGAGACCGGAGTAATCGAAATAGCTCCATTAGCATTCATGCGAGGCCGTACGCTTAATAACGCATTCGTTATATTGGATGAAGCGCAAAATACTACCCCTGAACAAATGAAAATGTTTTTAACACGTATGGGATACGGTTCCCGCATGGTAGTTACTGGAGATGTAACACAAATTGACTTACCGGTATGTGGCCAACCGCACATACACCGCTCCGGTCTTATTGAGGCGCAAAGGGTCTTGACAAATATCAGCGGAATCCGTTTTTTACATTTTCACCAAGATGACGTTGTCCGTCATCCTCTGGTTGCTAAAGTTGTAAATGCCTATGAGCGTTATACAACAGAACTGACAAACAAAGATTAA
- a CDS encoding glycosyltransferase, protein MKTIQIINVRWFNATAWYGLYLARLLREAGHETLVITEPDTEADAKAKEWGFTPLHFDLNSSNPFKLVRAYVQLYKLIKQFTPDIVNCHRGEGFILWGLLRKSLGSFKLVRTRGDQRLPKNNLPNRWLHTNVADAVVATNSVMANHFISKLHVPEHKLSTILGGVDTEKFVFNHIGRTAFREKLGYDESHFVVSMLGRFDEVKGQKELIEAVGKLYNEKGMKQLRLMLLGFETATSQDEVESWITANNIGEITCITGKVPDVSAAISAMDLGVVASKWSETIARAAFEIMACKRPLISTGVGVMPDFMDEEAMFEAGSVDALADKLERAANDNTYLQRIFDLQQKEIAKLSGQHFLEKTLSLYLNL, encoded by the coding sequence ATGAAAACGATACAGATCATTAATGTCCGTTGGTTTAATGCTACGGCCTGGTACGGACTATACCTTGCCCGCTTGCTGCGCGAGGCAGGCCACGAGACACTGGTCATTACAGAACCGGATACAGAGGCTGACGCTAAAGCTAAAGAATGGGGATTTACTCCCTTGCATTTTGATTTGAATTCTTCAAATCCGTTTAAACTGGTGCGTGCCTATGTACAACTGTACAAGCTTATTAAACAATTTACTCCGGATATAGTTAATTGTCATCGGGGTGAAGGTTTTATTCTTTGGGGATTATTACGCAAGAGTCTTGGATCATTTAAACTTGTACGTACAAGGGGAGATCAGCGTCTTCCTAAAAATAATCTTCCGAATCGCTGGTTGCACACCAACGTTGCCGATGCTGTTGTTGCCACAAATAGCGTGATGGCAAATCATTTTATTTCCAAATTGCATGTGCCGGAACATAAACTATCCACTATTTTAGGTGGGGTTGATACAGAAAAGTTTGTGTTTAATCACATAGGGCGTACTGCATTTCGTGAAAAGCTTGGCTATGATGAATCACATTTTGTGGTTTCTATGCTCGGTCGTTTTGATGAAGTGAAGGGGCAGAAAGAGCTTATTGAAGCCGTCGGAAAGCTTTATAATGAGAAAGGAATGAAGCAGCTTCGCCTTATGTTGCTCGGGTTTGAGACAGCGACGTCTCAGGACGAAGTTGAGTCATGGATTACTGCCAATAATATAGGAGAGATTACCTGCATTACGGGTAAAGTCCCTGATGTTTCTGCTGCTATTTCTGCAATGGATTTAGGTGTTGTTGCTTCCAAATGGTCTGAGACGATAGCACGGGCAGCCTTTGAAATCATGGCGTGTAAGCGTCCGCTTATTTCAACAGGCGTGGGCGTGATGCCGGACTTTATGGATGAAGAAGCTATGTTTGAAGCAGGAAGCGTTGATGCGTTAGCAGACAAACTTGAGCGAGCTGCTAACGATAATACGTATCTTCAGCGTATTTTTGATTTGCAGCAGAAAGAAATCGCAAAGCTTTCCGGACAGCATTTCCTTGAAAAAACGTTAAGCTTATACTTAAATTTGTAG
- the pnuC gene encoding nicotinamide riboside transporter PnuC, producing the protein MELLNFVFGFVDAMSWPERISIATGLIYIVLSVRQKPLCWPIGIVSVGIWMVVVFNGRLYMDAFLQLVYVVLGFYGWWQWLRGGENDTPLPVRTVDRSLALKLTCVGIVGIGIFGYISQNVLHAAFPWLDTVTTVISLIAQYLLARKYLENWILWIVADAMYIYIYFAKGWTGYSGLMAVYTLMAIAGLYSWYKSMRADSISAEAKCQTA; encoded by the coding sequence ATGGAATTACTTAATTTTGTTTTTGGCTTTGTGGATGCAATGAGCTGGCCTGAACGTATTTCAATTGCAACAGGGCTTATTTATATTGTGTTGAGTGTGCGACAGAAGCCCTTGTGCTGGCCGATTGGTATTGTCAGTGTAGGTATCTGGATGGTTGTCGTTTTTAACGGCAGACTTTACATGGATGCGTTTCTTCAGCTTGTGTATGTTGTACTCGGCTTTTATGGCTGGTGGCAGTGGTTGCGTGGTGGTGAAAATGACACTCCGCTACCGGTGCGCACTGTTGACCGTTCACTTGCGTTGAAGCTTACCTGTGTCGGTATCGTCGGGATCGGAATTTTCGGATATATATCACAGAATGTGCTGCATGCGGCATTTCCGTGGCTGGACACAGTCACAACTGTTATTAGCCTGATTGCTCAGTATCTGCTGGCGCGAAAATATTTGGAAAACTGGATACTGTGGATCGTTGCCGATGCAATGTATATCTACATCTACTTTGCAAAAGGCTGGACTGGATACAGCGGGCTTATGGCTGTATACACCCTTATGGCTATTGCTGGTCTTTATAGCTGGTATAAGTCTATGCGGGCAGATAGCATCAGTGCTGAGGCAAAATGTCAGACTGCATAG